A section of the Falco biarmicus isolate bFalBia1 chromosome 3, bFalBia1.pri, whole genome shotgun sequence genome encodes:
- the LOC130146158 gene encoding lymphocyte antigen 6E encodes MKALLFAVLAAVLCVERAHTLICFSCSDASSNWACLKPVKCGENENHCVTTYVGMGIGSKSGQSISKGCSPICPSAGINLGIAAASVYCCDSFLCNISGSSSVKASYTVLALGVLISFIYILRARE; translated from the exons ATGAAGGCGCTCCTGTTCGCTGTTCTGGCTGCGGTGCTGTGCGTGGAGAGAG CCCACACGCTGATCTGCTTTTCTTGCTCGGATGCGTCCTCCAACTGGGCCTGCCTGAAGCCTGTCAAGTGTGGGGAGAATGAAAACCACTGCGTGACGACGTATGTTGGAATGGGAATTG GCAGCAAGTCTGGCCAGTCCATCTCCAAAGGATGCTCTCCCATTTGCCCCAGCGCTGGGATTAACCTCGGCATAGCGGCTGCGTCTGTTTACTGCTGCGACTCTTTCCTCTGCAACATCAGTGGTTCCAGCAGCGTGAAAGCCAGCTACACGGTACTGGCCTTGGGGGTCCTCATTAGCTTCATCTACATCCTCAGGGCTCGTGAGTGA